The following proteins are encoded in a genomic region of Nocardioides sp. cx-173:
- a CDS encoding ribonuclease J translates to MSHPHPELQKPPKLAQGALRVVALGGLGEIGRNMTVFEFDGKLLIVDCGVLFPEEHQPGVDVILPDFSWIRDRLESIVGIVLTHGHEDHIGGVPYLLRERRDIPVIASKLTLALITEKLKEHQIRPVRDEVVEGDRKSFGPFDLEFLAVNHSIPDGLAVAIRTPGGTVLHTGDFKMDQFPLDKRITDLRGFARLGEEGVDLFLTDSTNAEVPGFTTSERELTPAIEQVFRTAPRRVIVSSFASHVHRIQQVLDTSHEHGRKVSFVGRSMVRNMGVAQDLGYLKVPKDLIVPLAQLEKMPANKATLICTGSQGEPLAALSRMASRDHKIRIGEGDTILMASSVIPGNENAISNVINGLTRWGANVVHKGNAKVHVSGHASAGELVYCYNIVQPKNVMPVHGEYRHLRANADLAISTGLDPKNVVLAEDGVVVDLHQGKATITGKVQAGNVYVDAQTVGGVTEATLKDRRTLAEEGVVTVLAIVDADSGQLADPPDFLVRGFVHEPKAFDPAVQVIEKTLAHAAREGIGDARQLEQMLARDIGRWSHKTFRRSPLIIPIVIDA, encoded by the coding sequence GTGAGCCACCCCCATCCCGAGCTGCAGAAGCCGCCGAAGCTGGCCCAGGGCGCGCTGCGCGTGGTCGCACTCGGCGGCCTCGGCGAGATCGGCCGCAACATGACCGTCTTCGAGTTCGACGGCAAGCTGCTCATCGTCGACTGCGGCGTGCTCTTCCCCGAGGAGCACCAGCCCGGCGTCGACGTGATCCTGCCCGACTTCAGCTGGATCCGCGACCGCCTCGAGTCGATCGTGGGGATCGTGCTGACGCACGGCCACGAGGACCACATCGGCGGAGTCCCCTACCTGCTGCGCGAGCGCCGCGACATCCCGGTCATCGCCTCCAAGCTCACGCTGGCGCTGATCACCGAGAAGCTCAAGGAGCACCAGATCCGCCCGGTCCGCGACGAGGTCGTCGAGGGCGACCGCAAGTCGTTCGGGCCGTTCGACCTGGAGTTCCTCGCGGTCAACCACTCCATCCCTGACGGGCTCGCGGTCGCCATCCGCACCCCGGGCGGCACGGTGCTGCACACGGGCGACTTCAAGATGGACCAGTTCCCGCTCGACAAGCGCATCACCGACCTGCGCGGCTTCGCCCGCCTCGGCGAGGAGGGCGTGGACCTCTTCCTCACCGACTCCACCAACGCCGAGGTGCCGGGCTTCACCACCTCCGAGCGCGAGCTGACCCCCGCGATCGAGCAGGTCTTCCGTACGGCGCCGCGCCGGGTGATCGTCTCCAGCTTCGCCAGCCACGTGCACCGCATCCAGCAGGTGCTCGACACCTCCCACGAGCACGGCCGCAAGGTCTCCTTCGTGGGCCGCTCGATGGTGCGCAACATGGGCGTCGCCCAGGATCTCGGCTACCTCAAGGTGCCCAAGGACCTGATCGTGCCGCTGGCCCAGCTGGAGAAGATGCCGGCCAACAAGGCGACGCTGATCTGCACCGGCTCGCAGGGCGAGCCGCTCGCGGCGCTGTCGCGCATGGCGAGCCGGGACCACAAGATCCGCATCGGCGAGGGCGACACGATCCTCATGGCCAGCTCGGTCATCCCCGGCAACGAGAACGCGATCTCCAACGTCATCAACGGCCTGACCCGCTGGGGCGCCAACGTCGTCCACAAGGGCAACGCGAAGGTGCACGTCTCCGGTCACGCCAGCGCCGGCGAGCTCGTCTACTGCTACAACATCGTGCAGCCGAAGAACGTGATGCCGGTGCACGGCGAGTACCGCCACCTGCGCGCCAACGCCGACCTCGCGATCAGCACCGGCCTGGACCCCAAGAACGTCGTCCTCGCGGAGGACGGCGTCGTGGTGGACCTGCACCAGGGCAAGGCGACGATCACCGGCAAGGTCCAGGCGGGCAACGTCTACGTCGACGCCCAGACCGTCGGCGGCGTCACCGAGGCGACGCTCAAGGACCGCCGTACCCTCGCCGAGGAGGGGGTGGTCACGGTGCTCGCGATCGTCGACGCCGACAGCGGTCAGCTCGCCGACCCGCCCGACTTCCTGGTGCGCGGCTTCGTGCACGAGCCCAAGGCCTTCGACCCGGCCGTCCAGGTCATCGAGAAGACGCTCGCGCACGCGGCCCGCGAGGGCATCGGCGACGCCCGTCAGCTCGAGCAGATGCTGGCGCGCGACATCGGCCGGTGGTCCCACAAGACCTTCCGCCGCAGCCCGTTGATCATCCCCATCGTGATCGACGCCTGA